The Acinonyx jubatus isolate Ajub_Pintada_27869175 chromosome E3, VMU_Ajub_asm_v1.0, whole genome shotgun sequence genome has a window encoding:
- the RPUSD1 gene encoding RNA pseudouridylate synthase domain-containing protein 1 isoform X1 — MEAGPVESLSVVYQSQDFLVVNKHWDLRIDSRMWRETPTLQKQLRLRFPELADPDTYYGFRFCHQLDFSTSGALCVALNKAAAGSAYKCFKERRVTKAYLALVRGHVQESRMTINYAIGRNSTEGRAHTMCIEGTQGCENPKPSVTELVVLEHGLYAGDPVSKVLLQPLTGRTHQLRVHCSALSHPVVGDLTYGQASGREDQPFRMMLHAFYLRIPTHTECVEACTPDPFVPTLDACWSPHTLVRSLDQLVQVLRAAPDPEPAEGSPGPCSTPTPSTRPPETEAQRASCLQWLSEWTLEPDN, encoded by the exons ATGGAAGCAGGCCCAGTAGAGAGCCTGTCGGTGGTGTACCAGAGCCAGGATTTCCTGGTGGTGAACAAGCACTGGGACCTGCGCATCGACAGTAGGATGTGGCGTGAGACCCCCACCCTCCAGAAGCAGCTGCGCCTCCGCTTCCCCGAGTTAGCGGACCCTGACACCTACTATGGGTTCAG GTTCTGCCACCAGTTGGACTTCTCCACCAGCGGGGCCCTCTGTGTGGCCTTGAACAAGGCTGCAGCGGGCAGCGCTTACAAGTGCTTCAAGGAGCGCCGTGTCACCAAGGCTTACTTGGCTCTG GTACGGGGACACGTCCAGGAGAGCCGGATGACCATCAACTATGCCATCGGCAGGAACAGCACAGAGGGTCGGGCTCACACCATGTGCATCGAGGGTACACAGG GCTGTGAGAACCCAAAGCCAAGTGTCACCGAGTTGGTGGTCTTGGAACATGGGCTGTACGCGGGCGACCCCGTCTCCAAAGTGCTGTTGCAGCCCCTCACGG GCCGGACGCACCAACTGCGCGTGCACTGCAGTGCCCTCAGTCACCCCGTTGTGGGGGACCTGACCTACGGGCAGGCGTCGGGCCGGGAAGACCAGCCCTTCCGCATGATGCTGCACGCGTTTTACCTGCGCATCCCCACCCACACCGAGTGTGTGGAGGCCTGCACGCCAGATCCCTTCGTGCCCACGCTCGATGCCTGCTGGAGCCCCCACACCCTGGTGCGGTCACTGGACCAGCTCGTCCAGGTCCTGAGGGCTGCTCCCGACCCTGAGCCTGCGGAAGGGAGCCCCGGGCCTTGCAGCACTCCCACACCCTCCACCAGGCCCCCCGAGACAGAGGCACAGCGGGCGTCGTGCCTGCAGTGGCTGTCAGAGTGGACACTGGAGCCTGACAACTAA
- the RPUSD1 gene encoding RNA pseudouridylate synthase domain-containing protein 1 isoform X2 has product MTINYAIGRNSTEGRAHTMCIEGTQGCENPKPSVTELVVLEHGLYAGDPVSKVLLQPLTGRTHQLRVHCSALSHPVVGDLTYGQASGREDQPFRMMLHAFYLRIPTHTECVEACTPDPFVPTLDACWSPHTLVRSLDQLVQVLRAAPDPEPAEGSPGPCSTPTPSTRPPETEAQRASCLQWLSEWTLEPDN; this is encoded by the exons ATGACCATCAACTATGCCATCGGCAGGAACAGCACAGAGGGTCGGGCTCACACCATGTGCATCGAGGGTACACAGG GCTGTGAGAACCCAAAGCCAAGTGTCACCGAGTTGGTGGTCTTGGAACATGGGCTGTACGCGGGCGACCCCGTCTCCAAAGTGCTGTTGCAGCCCCTCACGG GCCGGACGCACCAACTGCGCGTGCACTGCAGTGCCCTCAGTCACCCCGTTGTGGGGGACCTGACCTACGGGCAGGCGTCGGGCCGGGAAGACCAGCCCTTCCGCATGATGCTGCACGCGTTTTACCTGCGCATCCCCACCCACACCGAGTGTGTGGAGGCCTGCACGCCAGATCCCTTCGTGCCCACGCTCGATGCCTGCTGGAGCCCCCACACCCTGGTGCGGTCACTGGACCAGCTCGTCCAGGTCCTGAGGGCTGCTCCCGACCCTGAGCCTGCGGAAGGGAGCCCCGGGCCTTGCAGCACTCCCACACCCTCCACCAGGCCCCCCGAGACAGAGGCACAGCGGGCGTCGTGCCTGCAGTGGCTGTCAGAGTGGACACTGGAGCCTGACAACTAA